The Octopus sinensis linkage group LG9, ASM634580v1, whole genome shotgun sequence genomic sequence tatatatacatatatgtatgtatgtatgtatgtatgtatgtatgtatgtatatatatatatgccagtaaaTCTGTTAATAAAACATTGGTTATTTCTCGAATTATCACTCGAAGCCATCAAAAGAACTTCATATACACAGAGAGATTAAACAGTATTCTTGTGATTAAGCAGTTCTACGAACAAAAGCCTTTGAGATAGTTACACACGTATTCTTCACGTTTTAAGGCAGTACAGTGTGATGTgggaaagatttggttgctgcTTCTAGCAGAGTGAACAACTACGAAAAGACTGCCTTTGGTTACAGATAAAATCTGTGCTATCATGAAATAGTTTAACGTCCTGGCTGGGTACATGTGGTTTCTTTATTAATAGGTTAGAATTCATATTTGTCTCTGGCTGTAGACTCATCAGATCAAACCTTATCACAGTTCTCAAGGCATTACTGAACAAGAGCACAAGGCCTGCCGTTCTTTCATAATATGTCGGCGTTACTGGGTGATATGACGTCCAATATATTTGAACCATCTTACTGATATGATTTTATAATTAGCTACACAGTCAGGTGTGTCTCTGTGgttgaaaagcttgcttcccaaaactGTGTGGTCTTCAGTTCAATCCCACAGGGCGGCACCGTGGATAAGTGTATTCTCATATAATcctggccaaccaaagtcttgtgagtggatttggtggacggaagaaaacttgtgtgtatgtgtttgtgtgtctttatgttgtaTTTATTTCTCAGCAATGCTTGACAATAGATGTTAGTTTGAGAACGCTAGAAGTACCAGATTTCAAAAATAAGTATTGAGAacggtttcttcgactaaactcttcaaggtggtgccccagtatggccgcggcCCAATGATTTAAACACGTAAAGAGTAAACAATGAATTATCAATACCCCAATATtcgtaattaaaaatagaatttataataatggtttcaaattttggcacaaggccagtagtttcctGGGtggggggataagtcgattacattgaccccagtactcaattcaattagtacatattttatcgattccgaaagcatgaaagacgaaatcgacctcagcagaatttgaactcagaacgtaaaggcggacgaaatgccgtcatgctaacgattccgccagctcaccaccttattgataataacaataataatccttttctactaaaggcacacgtCTGGAATTTGTGGGTAAggaaatagtcgattacattcaccccagtgtttcactggcactttattcatcgaccccgaaaggaggaaaggcgaagtcgacctacacggaatttgaaatcagaacataagaacggacgaaatgccgctaagtgtgTTGCCCGTcgtacaaacgattctgccagctcaccatctaaataataataataataataataataataataataataataataatataataataataataataatagtaataataataataataataataataataataataataaaataataataataataataatattcctggctaagaaggaatatattcacagacatgacaaagttggaacctacatacattggaagctatgccaacattatggaataacaacaggaaaaaagatggtataggcacacaccagaaaaggtcacagaaaacgagaaagcaatcatactctgggatatgccgatacacacagatagagaaattaaggccaacagaccagatatagttgtcagagatcatgaagaaaaaaaatgctttctaattgatgtatcaataccggcagatgacaacgtgtctctaaaagaaatggagaaactctcaaaatacaaagacctggaaatagaggaaactagaatgtggaatctgaaaacagaaacaattcctatcatagtaggtgcattaggcatgataaaaaaatattcagacaaatacataacaaaaacaccaggacttacaaacacatataacatacagaaaattacactactgggcactgcacacatcctacgcagagcactttccatacaataaccatcagagcatcacaacaaatcacagcacatacccaaggcacacagagttgcgctcggtagtgaagtgaaagcacgctataaaaataaaactactgaataataataataataataatacaggcagtggctctcatggcttctgatcttaactgattggaagtgttatcatgtacattgttttgtcttggtataaaagatgggctacagcaaatattctgctcaataccacagatttgcttgtcagttggttgaccttaaccagttgagcatgtcccttagtggctgacgatatgtgcatctctgatcacgagcagaagtagtggaggagcatcatagccatgtgttgagagggattctttggggtttgaatagttcacctctggaaacatgggtggttctttcaacatccttaaacaacccttattcagggaccgtttgagcgggatgggctactcaacctgaagaaaattctaactgggccccacctgcaaggtcatgtgctgtttatcttgatatgagatcaccatgtcgcgcacatatggttgtgatgcatgtgcctggtgtacctttatcagacgggtagtcatgatgggtatattgggcttcgtatattttaccccagtgtcactttgatggcatgaactgctctctcactcaataataataataataataataaaagttacaTACCACTTCTTTAACATTTGGTCTTCCAGTAGATAATTTGGTGACGAAACTTTGGTAGTATTTCTCCACTTTAGGATCATCCAATGGTAATTTAGGatcttttgattttaatttagcgTATTCATGGGCGCAGCCACGTATAAATTGCGGGAAATTCTCCATTAACATATATCTAAAAGAATTATGGATTAATTAAGGTGTGAAATCCGTAGAGTGAAAAATAACGCAATTGTAtacagaatattggtttcaagttttagtacaaggccagtattttcggggaagggattagtcgattacatgacccccaatgctcagctggtatttgctctctcgacccccaaaaggatgaaaggtaaagtaaatctcggcgggatttgaactctaaaagacggacgaaatgcgttTCGTTGCGTTTTGTTGGTTTTCAGTTTACTGTATTCTCGTCTAAGTTTTTTCTTTGTTGCGTTCTTTCTGTTTaacctttgaaatatatatatatatatatatatatatatatattatatatatatatatatatatatatatataatatatatatatatactgtgtagcaccttgggcaagtatcttctactatagcctcgggccaaccaaatccactcacaaggatttggtcaatcctaggctatagtagaagatacttgcccaaggtgccacgcagtgtgacgaaacccggaaccatgtggttgggaagcaagcttcttaccacacagccacgccttgtcctatgtatacaaaatataaatgaaataaaagatatcACTTCTAACGGAATTCGATACCGTTATCAGGAATTCCATTACCAACGCAGGcatagctgagtggttaagatACGTGGtatcaggttcagacccactgcgcaccaccttgggctagtatcttctactgtaacctcgagGCAACCGATGACTTGAGAATGAATGTAGACGAAAACTGACATAGAAGCCcatcgcttgtgtgtgtgtgtgtgtgtgtgtgtgtgtgtgcgtgcgtgcgtgtgtgtgcgtgtgtgtgcgtgcgtgcgtgtgtgtgcgtgtgtgtgcatgcgtgtgcgtgtgtgtgtgtgtatgtgtgtatgtgtgcatttgtccctttcaccgcttgacaaccggtattggtttgtttatatcctagtaacctagcggttcagcaaaagtgtccTATAGAATCAGTACCAGACTGAAGTCGATCTCTTCGGCTAAACCTTCGAGGGTGGTACTTCCGCATAGCCGCtgccaaatgactaaaacaaggaaAATCGTAAAAAGGGACCAGCGTAATATGTTGCATGGCCTTGGCTTGGGGCTTAAGATTTTATACTGTAAAAATAAAGGTTGAGAAATTCGTATCCAGAATGCATTAGGAGagataaatgaagtgaaataacttcaacgagaaatcgaaaccgcgatgcaTTGTGGTGATATCGGCAGGACAGTAActtttgtagatatatgtgtatatgtatataatactgtgAATTGTTGTTGATGCTTTGGCCCACGTCAACCCTGGCGGAGCAGAACAATGGCCAAAAGCATCCTGGCTGTGACCATCCGCCATTTGTATACCCAATACTATAAATATTGTGCAATGTGTCCTTCCACTTTTTAAGGATGACAGAATGTGGTCTCAGGGACACTTGGCCGCTGTTTCTAGCCGATCGATTGAGTATGTATAGGTTCTGTAGTTGTGTGCATgcagacgtacacacataaacccagacagacagacagacacacacacacacacacacacatacacacacaaatacacccccccacacacacacatacctatataaatgtatctgtccgtccgtacgcatacatatttacccactataacatatacatgcatgggaGCTGTTGACACCACAAATGCGTCTAACATTTAAtggatttcaaatatatttattggatttttttttatatctctaaaTTACATACGCCATAAAAGTCTTATCGGAATGTTATCCTAATTGCTTATAAAGTTTGCTTCAGAGAAGGACTTGGCTAGAAAGAACATGTTGACAATGTCGTAAAATAGCCAAGTTTGAACATGTTTCTATTCATTTAACGAAGGGAGTGTTTTAGTGAaaccaacaacaactataaaaacttttttttttttttattagcgacagaagcagtattcgTTCAAAATAGTATTCTGTAAATCTTACGCAACGTGGATATACTGTAAAAAGCCAGAAAACTGCGGGATTCGTCTTGAGAAAGAATCTTGTATAGGCATATAGTGCTAAAAAAGCATAATACTATATCAGTAGCAGATAAAAAGTGTCCAGCAGATTTCTGCTTCTGATGacgctaacaaaaaaaaaaagcagaaatctAGATTTATCAATTCCATCGCCACTGCTGGACTCTTTTCGTCTGCTCCTGATATGCTTCTCTGCTTTTTAGCAATATACGTCTGTACGAGATGCTTTCTCAATACGGACCCAGCAATGTTCTAGCTTGCTACAGTATACCCACGTTAGAATTTATAGCATGTCATCTTGTTTTATCGTCTTTGCGATTATCTCACTTTAATGCTGGGTCTGCATCCATGAATACTGATGCGACCAAGATGTTGCTGTAATCGACACGCCATTAATTCTTACATCGAAGGTCTAACCCCGTTGAGTCCTGAAAGGTTCGTTTAACCACCAGTTAGAACCTCTTAAacgaggcggaatttgaactcagaacccaatGAATTAGGCTGGACATCTCGCCTAGTGTTCTTGaaattctgccaatctaccatgctggattggtactttatttatcgatcctcaaaaaaagataaactttaaaattgacttcggtggaatctgaactcaaagctcagagaactggaacaaataccacaaggtattttatccGATTCTCTAACAACTCTACAGTATTGATTATTATATTGTACTTCCATACATTCTTTTCGTGCAGTACCTGCTTCCATACAATGTATCTTCGTAAACATAGAATGTACTTTTTTAATGCGCTGTATCTTCCTATACAATAGATCCTCCTACTCAGTATGGTTACCTTTATAGTGCCGCTTCTATACAATACAACTTTCCATACTTTTTCATTTACCTACAGACAACACCCTTCTAGTTTATTGTCTAAATCCTTTCCGTAAAATATCTTGTCCTACACTACACAGTTCCTATAGGGCTTACTTCTAACATGTCTTCAATGATGTTTCAATCATTTATCTCATAACAAGACAACAAACAAACTAATGCTTACGGTTTCCCTTTCTCCTTATATTTCGGGAAAACACTGGCATCGGCAATACCTGACACTTCCTTTGGCAGGCAGTCTTTGACCATTTTACCACACGCCTTAGCATTCATCATTTTCATGTCACTCTCCGTCTTGGCACCAGCCAACTTCACAAATGCTTTAAAAACTTCCTTCAAATCGTCGCTCATTTTTCCTGGTTCCGTCTGAAACAAAGAATAAGAGATTTGTTACTCAGGCAAGAGAGCAACGTtgttctttcttcctacttcattCACCATTTTCAAACATCTTCAGTTCATCACACGAACAATATTTTGTAGGTGAATTTCAGCGaaaagtctttttttctttttcgttttttctttctttaattttttcaaaacttatgtaCCAACAATATAAATAAGTACAGAAAAAGGGAAATGGAATAGAGAAGCAGACTctacacataaacactcatatatacaataaaaaacaaaaacgagaaaaaagacaaggaaaaaacaacaacgcgaggacgtggtacatacaaagtattaatatgacgctcagaaaaggaaagaaaaagtggttgttttacgtttcgagcaaagctcttcttcggaaacaggagatAAAGGCAAGAAAGGGAAGCAGGAGGAAAAAAATTGGCCAGCAGTCCACGTGTACTTacattttggaatatatatatatatacatacacgcacacacacgacgagcttctacagtttccgtctaccaaattcacaagaCATTCATGCGCGTAAACCTTGCCCAAAGTACCGTGCAGTGGTACTAAACTCAAAACCACGTACTAACAAACAAAATTCTTTACCATGCGGTCAtgcctgtgtttatgtatgtatgtatggatgtgtgtatgtatgtatggatggatggatggatggatagctggatagatggatgtgtgcgcgcacacacacctgcatgcatgcatacatacatacatacatacatacatacatacatacatacatacatacatacgtgtgtctacgtgcgtgcgtgtgtgtgtgtgtgtgtgtgtgtgtgtgtgtgtgtgtaatgtgcgtgtgtgttggaaAATACTAGTGTCGATAACATAAAGGACCTGTCAAGAACAGTGACCCTTTCCCATTCGTTAGATTTCTGGCCTTTTGccgattttaaaattttagttttacTTTCATTATAAACACGTCTTTTAGGAACAGGAGGGCTATGAGTTCAAATCAGTTTGTTTTTAAGAAGCCAACCAGGCTATACATCCACTTCACCACTAATTATCAGTTGTAAAATTACCTGTGTTTAGTCAAGTGTGGCTATTCTACTCATAATTAAGTTGCAACACCGAGATGTCTGCACTAAAGAAAATTCAGGTGGTGTAATATTTGTATATCGTATTACAATGTTACAATAGACATTGATACAGAATTACGTGAATGCATGCACATAAATTGGtcttacacacaccatacacattcttGCCTCTCACCCACAGCGCACATacaacacttacatatacatatacatacataaatacagaaacacacacacatagatagggaggaatgaaagatgaaatagatagctagctagctggctagatagatagatagatagatagatagatagatagatagatagatagatagatagatagatagatagatagattatatagatagaggcgtaggagtggttgtgtggtaagtagcttgctaaccaaccacatggttctgggttcagtcccactgcgtggcatcttgggcaagtgccttctgctatagccccgggccgaccaatgccttgtgagtgaatttggtagacggaaactgaaagaagcctgtcgtatatatgtatatatatatatatatacatatatatatatatatatatatatatatatatgcatgtatgtatgtgtgtgtgtttgagtgtgtgtgtttgtccccctagcattgacaaccgatgctgatgtgtttacgtccccgtcacttagcggttcggcaaaaagagaccgatagaataagtactaggcttacaaagaataagtcccggggtcgatttgctcgactaaaggcggtgctccagcatggccacagtcaaatgactgaaacaagtaaaagtaaaagtaaatgtaaagatagatagatagatagatagatagatagatagatagatagatagacagacagacagacagacagacagacagacagacagatagataactttttattgtagccacacagggccaaacacagaataaaaatggacgaaatacaatgtagaattttttgttttcgaggtgggatgggtggggcacaaaaaaaaactgtttgatCGATAGgaatctgtgggttgtgtggtgtataaaaaagcaatatatatatataaggttcacagtttaggtgtagccttggaaagaaaaacctacaaaaaagaccaagttcgaaaaagaacacatgagtaagtcgccttacttctcgttgtctcttttggttacagatttatgcttaaagtagtgtcgtctttcatacagaccatttttgccacttttacccactttttattaaaacattcgttcaacaaagccttcctctctattctcatcctccttttcaagtggtacttgaaaaagttgacgagagattgaccagagaggaaggtgtttgtttgcagtcctttcaaacgcgtccaccacacacattctttcgccatagccatcagcgtaacgaaaaccgttttcccttcccgtttaaaggaaggtgatGGAACAATATTCaagatagactcggccgataggcgggcccgacctacacgtgacaacagctgttcgacgaaggtccacagctctgaaatatctggacactgcacgagtgcgtgcagaacggtttcgtcgctctgaccacatctcgggcaggtcggtccggtgatggttttcgaaccgtgcctgtagctcttctctcgaacaggtagtgcgtctcgatagcactgccaagccagggatttctggaagttatccataggccctggCCCGAACGTCgccctgaacaggcgggttaggaatttctcgtcgacgcccaggtttgccccgagtgtgtcgtcggacctcccctccactagtcctctgtagaacgctttagtcgtttgtaagttgcacaagtttgaccccggtcggcagagctgctgtagagcttggcgacactctcggtgccaatcgcccagtttcggtctcttcttgatccacgtttgcagttcggtcagtgagacgagctgcgggaaggcgagcctcacaaacggcgcccacacctgttcaccgtcgtcgatgaagttccagagatgtcgcagtctcagcgcatgcctgcgcatcatcaaccacggcatgctcagtcctccattcaacggatgttgacagcaaatggacttcctcaccatcggaacgccacccttccacaggaagcggaagagtatgcgttccagtttggtgatggtggcgtcgggacaaggtacgacggtcaggcggtaatcgatgacggatgcgatgtacgcgttcgccacctccgcccggccttttagggattgcttcctctcagcccattgctGGGTGAGGGTGGCCAGCCTAGTCGTtatttcgccccagttcttctccatttggaggtctggaccgaaccagaccccgagcaatttaaccggtccgtcggtccagtgtcccacgatggagacactgttggacggcatgggcttgcttctccaggtgccgagccgcaagcccactgacttttcccggttaatttttgctcccgttaccgcttcgtattcttttagtgtcacgccgaccaggtcgatgtgctcgtggctcgatccttaactaccctgtctatgatgtagcgcatcagatggaggttgtcatgggtAC encodes the following:
- the LOC115215589 gene encoding tubulin polymerization-promoting protein family member 3 isoform X3 gives rise to the protein MSDDLKEVFKAFVKLAGAKTESDMKMMNAKACGKMVKDCLPKEVSGIADASVFPKYKEKGKPYMLMENFPQFIRGCAHEYAKLKSKDPKLPLDDPKVEKYYQSFVTKLSTGRPNVKEVKVSKTGNVDKLTDASGYTGTHKERFDAEGKGKGIEGRVDLQDDSGYVGNYKGAGTFDEKK
- the LOC115215589 gene encoding tubulin polymerization-promoting protein family member 3 isoform X2 produces the protein MTEPGKMSDDLKEVFKAFVKLAGAKTESDMKMMNAKACGKMVKDCLPKEVSGIADASVFPKYKEKGKPYMLMENFPQFIRGCAHEYAKLKSKDPKLPLDDPKVEKYYQSFVTKLSTGRPNVKEVKVSKTGNVDKLTDASGYTGTHKERFDAEGKGKGIEGRVDLQDDSGYVGNYKGAGTFDEKK
- the LOC115215589 gene encoding tubulin polymerization-promoting protein family member 3 isoform X1 — translated: MVSELNKTFIFLYSGDTEPGKMSDDLKEVFKAFVKLAGAKTESDMKMMNAKACGKMVKDCLPKEVSGIADASVFPKYKEKGKPYMLMENFPQFIRGCAHEYAKLKSKDPKLPLDDPKVEKYYQSFVTKLSTGRPNVKEVKVSKTGNVDKLTDASGYTGTHKERFDAEGKGKGIEGRVDLQDDSGYVGNYKGAGTFDEKK